From the genome of Geminicoccaceae bacterium:
CAACGCATCGGCCTCACGAGACTGATGCAACGGCTCACCACTCCACAATATTTCGACCGTCTGCCGGACCTCGCCGGTATCGATGCCGGTACCTATGCCCGCAGTCACGAAGTCGAGCACGAGGAATTGTCGGCTACCCGCTACATGGCATCCATTCTCGTCACTTATGATGGTGAAAAGGTCAGGCAGCTCATGAAACCCGCCGGCATTCCCATGGTGCTGGCCGCATCGGACCCGCTACTCGTCGTTCCCGCAATCGAACGCAATGGACAGCTCGAGTTCTGGACCGACGATAATCCGTGGCGCGAGGCATGGTCGATCGAGGCGGAACGCGGGACGCTGATCGATATCCGCCTGCCACTCGGCGACCTGAATGATGTCGCCACCCTTTCCACAACGCTGCGCCCCGACGAGATCCCGCAAGCGTTGGCTGATCTGGCCAGCCGATACAACGCCGATGCCGCCATCGTCGTCGTTGCCAGCCCTGTCGGGCTCACGGATGAGAATCTGCAAGCCGCGAACGATCTCGAACTCAGTCAGGGAACGACCATTGTCTGGCCCTACAGGATAACCCCGATGCGTGTCGCCAGTGCACCCGGATCGACCGGTTCCGTCTGGCAGCAGGGAGCGCGGCGGATCCTGGGTTCACTCGAGGAAGCCTGGAAACCCGACCATCTGGTTCAGGTTGGTCGCGCAGAGTCGCTTTCGGTCACGGTTCCGCTTGCCGATTTGGCAGGATGGACACAAATTAAGAAGGCACTGGAAGATGTGCCCGAAATACAGTCAGTGGCAGTGGACGCGTTTTCTCAAAGGGAAGCATCGCTGAGGCTGGCCTACGTCGGTGGTCTTTCGCAACTGGACCGGGCGTTGGGGGCCCGTGGGCTGCGACTTCAGGAGGGGACAAATCAATGGCTGCTGCAACGAGCCGAAGGACCAGTCGGTGGCCAGCTGCAGTAGAAAAAACGGCCGGCTATTACCTCACTCGGGCAATCCCGCAACTTGCCAATGCGATCACCATGTTGCGGCTGCTGAGCGTCGTACCGCTTGTCGTGGTGATCATGGCGGGACATCACATCGCGGCTTTCGCCCTGTTCTCCGTGATGGCGCTGAGCGACGCGGTCGACGGTGCGGTGGCACGCATGGTCTCTCGTCAATCATCCTTCGGGGCAGCCCTCGATCCTGTGGCCGACAAGGTCTTGCTCACCGGTGCATTCATTGCGCTATGGTGGGTGGGATTGGTGCCCGGATGGTTCATCATGCTTCTGGGCGTGCGAGATGCGACCATCGTCGCCTCGACGATAGCGCTTTTCCTCATGACCCGCGAATTGCGCATCGCCCCTTTGGCCATCGGCAAGATCTCCACAGCGATGCAACTTTTCCTTGTCGGAGTGATCCTCTCGGACAAGGCTTTCGAATGGCCCATGTCTTCACTGGTCGACATCGGTTTTCCAATCGTTTCGACCGTCGCCGTGTTGTCGCTGCTGCTTTATGCAATCGCAGCATGGCGCGGAGTGGTGCCGGCAAAGATTCGGCGACCAGCCTGATCGGGAACGGCACCGAGGCCCGTGCAGCTCCGGTGTGGCATGCCGATGCGACTTGAACCGTCAATGCGGCAGCTGGTGCTGGACCTGCCCGTCGACGAGGGGGCAGGTATCGATGACTTTCTTCGGGACACCTCCAACGAGACTGCGTTCGATGCGGTGATGGCATGGCCCCGATGGCCGTCGACGGCGTTGATCATCGATGGTCCGGCCGGATGCGGCAAGAGCCACCTCGCCCGGATATGGGCAGGACAAAGCGATGCATTGCTGCTGAATGCAGCCGAAGTGTTCGACGGCGGTGCGCCTGTGGAACGACTGGGCCACAGTCGTTGCTGCGCCGTGGACGACGCCGATCGGGTCGAAGACGAGGTGCTGCTGCTGCAACTCTATAATGTCTGCCGCGAACGCAGTGGCAGTCTCCTGCTCACCGCATCGACTCCTCTCGGCGCCTGGTTGCCGATGTTGCCCGACCTGGCTTCGCGATTGCGAACGTCGCTGACATCCCATATCGCGGCACCACGCGACGAGTTGCTGGCTGCCGTTCTGGTGAAACAGTTTCGCGACCGCCAATTGCAGGTGCCGAGCGAAGTCGTGTACTATCTCCTGCGCCATATGGAGCGTTCGTTCGAGGCGGCAAGGGCCATGGTTCGTGCCCTGGACCGGGCTTCGCTGCATGCCAAGTGGCCCATAACCCTTCCGCTGGCCCGACGCGTACTGGCGCTCGTGCAGGATATGAACCAGCGACCATCACCATCTTCGACCATCTGGAGAGACTGAATCGTGGATCTCGGCATCAAGGGACGCAAAGCGATCGTTTGCGCCGGCAGCAAGGGCCTCGGTCGTGCCTGCGCCATGTCGCTCGCCGACAACGGCGTCGACCTGGTCATCAATGCCCGCGGTGCCGAGGCGTTGGAAGCGACCGCGAACCACATCCGCAACAGGACCGGCGTCCATGTGACGACCGTGGCCTGCGACATTACCACGGCCGACGGTCGTCAACAGGTGTTGGATGCCGCTGGTGATGTCGATATCCTTGTCAACAATGCCGGAGGGCCGCCTCCGGGCGATTTCCGCGAATGGGGCGAGGCCGAATGGATCAAGGCGGTCAACGCGAACATGATTACCCCCATAGAACTCATCCGTGCCGTGGTTGACGACATGGGCCGCCGCGGTTTCGGCCGCATCGTCAATATCACATCCTCGGCCGTCAAGGCACCGATCGCCGAACTGGGATTGTCGAACGGCGCCCGCTCCGGGTTGACCGGTTTTGTCGCCGGCACCGCGAGGGCGATTGCCAGGACAGGGGTGACCATCAACAATATCCTGCCCGGCCGTTTCGATACCGACCGCCTGCGCGGCAATTTCGAATTCAACGCCAGGAAAAGTGGCCGGGACGTCGCGGAAATCGCCAAAGCCGCTGCCGCTTCAATTCCCGCAGGGCGTTTCGGTGATCCGCATGAATTTGGTGAACTGTGCGCTTTCCTCTGTTCGGTCCAGGGAGGCTACATTACCGGCCAGAACCTGCTGATCGACGGTGGTAATTTCCCCGGCACGATGTAGACTCGAATTGCCGGTATCACCGCTTGACCGACTGCAGGCCCTTGCGGCGAAACCCGATCCCGTCATCGCCGGATTGATGACGGGCACCTCCATGGATGGGCTGGATATCGCGTTCTGCCGGATTGGTCCGCAAGCGGAAATGCGATTGATCGAAACCCTGGCTACCGAAACTGTACCCATGCCCTCCGACCTGCGCCGGCAGATCGAGGCGTCCATGGGTGGAGACCTGTATACAGCAGCACGCGTCGACATGGATCTTGGACGCTGGTTTGCCGATGCGACATTCAATCTGGCCCAACGACACGGCATCCGGATCGATCTGGTCGGCAGCCACGGCCAGACGGTTTACCATGAACATGGCCGTACAACCCTCCAGATCGGCGAACCGGGCTATCTGGCCCGGAGGCTGGGTTGTGTCGTCGCCCATGATTTCCGCAGAGCGGATGTGGTTCTGGGCGGCTGCGGCGCCCCACTCGTGCCCGTATTCGACCAATTGATGCTGGGCCGCAGGGATGAAACCGTTCTTTCGATCAACATCGGCGGCATCGCCAATCTGACCATCATCCCGCCGCTGCGCCACAGCAACGAGGAGCCTCTCGCCTTCGACTGCGGGCCCGGCAACATGGTCATCGACCGCA
Proteins encoded in this window:
- a CDS encoding DUF2066 domain-containing protein produces the protein MLKQAARWSRYVGEMAGIATLRERAVTATIVIGLWMAAMSPAHAVNIYTVSGIDVDVSAQSAVDAQAMAITEAQRIGLTRLMQRLTTPQYFDRLPDLAGIDAGTYARSHEVEHEELSATRYMASILVTYDGEKVRQLMKPAGIPMVLAASDPLLVVPAIERNGQLEFWTDDNPWREAWSIEAERGTLIDIRLPLGDLNDVATLSTTLRPDEIPQALADLASRYNADAAIVVVASPVGLTDENLQAANDLELSQGTTIVWPYRITPMRVASAPGSTGSVWQQGARRILGSLEEAWKPDHLVQVGRAESLSVTVPLADLAGWTQIKKALEDVPEIQSVAVDAFSQREASLRLAYVGGLSQLDRALGARGLRLQEGTNQWLLQRAEGPVGGQLQ
- a CDS encoding CDP-alcohol phosphatidyltransferase family protein, whose product is MLRLLSVVPLVVVIMAGHHIAAFALFSVMALSDAVDGAVARMVSRQSSFGAALDPVADKVLLTGAFIALWWVGLVPGWFIMLLGVRDATIVASTIALFLMTRELRIAPLAIGKISTAMQLFLVGVILSDKAFEWPMSSLVDIGFPIVSTVAVLSLLLYAIAAWRGVVPAKIRRPA
- a CDS encoding SDR family oxidoreductase — its product is MDLGIKGRKAIVCAGSKGLGRACAMSLADNGVDLVINARGAEALEATANHIRNRTGVHVTTVACDITTADGRQQVLDAAGDVDILVNNAGGPPPGDFREWGEAEWIKAVNANMITPIELIRAVVDDMGRRGFGRIVNITSSAVKAPIAELGLSNGARSGLTGFVAGTARAIARTGVTINNILPGRFDTDRLRGNFEFNARKSGRDVAEIAKAAAASIPAGRFGDPHEFGELCAFLCSVQGGYITGQNLLIDGGNFPGTM
- a CDS encoding anhydro-N-acetylmuramic acid kinase, which encodes MPVSPLDRLQALAAKPDPVIAGLMTGTSMDGLDIAFCRIGPQAEMRLIETLATETVPMPSDLRRQIEASMGGDLYTAARVDMDLGRWFADATFNLAQRHGIRIDLVGSHGQTVYHEHGRTTLQIGEPGYLARRLGCVVAHDFRRADVVLGGCGAPLVPVFDQLMLGRRDETVLSINIGGIANLTIIPPLRHSNEEPLAFDCGPGNMVIDRIMERRTGGRMMFDAGGAEAARGAVDELLMTDLMAHPFLTAPPPKSAGREQFGHAFTDALVDRINPQCDDDWRDLLATVTSWTAAAILSSIRGHKIEYVFVGGGGARNTTLMTQIEAGLGPGKLHDLRDAGIDPDFKEALAFALLARLLIDGEPGNVPRVTGASLPGLMGRLTFPP